One stretch of Xanthomonas sp. DAR 35659 DNA includes these proteins:
- the bcsB gene encoding cellulose biosynthesis cyclic di-GMP-binding regulatory protein BcsB — protein MRLPALAACCLTILSGLALAQEPTLPASATAPAAPGAAAPVPGQPTLPPPAEPAFGVQERSATLKQLGMDYEVTLRGIQGSAGVSFSARTDEVVEAATLHLRYSYSPALLPDLSHLKITVNGVTVATLPVSRENAGKLQQAEVPIDPRLVSDYNQLNLQLIGHYTRECEDPDHTSLWANIDPATRLSLSTTPLVLANDLALLPVPFYDKRDTRRLELPFVFQQRPDLATLRSAGIVSSWFGAQAGYRGALFTASIGELPATGNAVLFATANTLPAELVAAENGLGEIAGPTLAVVTNPRDPAGKLLLVLGRNDVDLQQAATALALGTPLNGAVARIGELKQPQPRKPYDAPNWISSDGPVRFADLVAQTSQLNVSGYHPDLIRVGLQLPPDLFVWQRDGIPVNLRYRYTVPDVRNKSALNVSINDAFVTTLPLSGRPYAESLPLQWWHDLKAKGAMPVEQKLLLPTGPFSANSQLRFHFFFDRPQAGECKNTFPDVSGAIDADSSVDLSSFHHYMAMPNLAAFGNAGYPFTRLADLSESTIVVPDEASDQDMSTLLTLLGKLGASTGYPALRATLIHAGEVEQHADSDLLVFGSSRSQPLFQRWSEHLPISESAAGRRFAMSDWVLDKLPGFLSFDARRTDLPTTAEVAVKPAPGDVVLMGFESPLKPGRSVVALLAEDPASVGALFDAWFEPATLKDFQGSVVLLQQGKIRSLAGNQTYYVGHLPLPTWARWYFSQHPLLLGLAVVVLSLLLALAARVVLRRHSAQRLREGQ, from the coding sequence ATGCGTCTACCTGCCTTGGCCGCGTGCTGCCTCACCATCCTGTCCGGCCTGGCGCTGGCGCAGGAGCCGACGCTTCCGGCCAGCGCCACCGCGCCGGCGGCGCCAGGCGCCGCCGCGCCCGTGCCGGGACAGCCGACGCTGCCGCCGCCGGCCGAGCCGGCCTTCGGCGTGCAGGAGCGCTCGGCGACGCTGAAGCAGCTCGGCATGGATTACGAGGTCACCCTGCGCGGCATCCAGGGCAGTGCCGGCGTGTCGTTCAGCGCGCGCACCGACGAGGTGGTCGAGGCGGCGACGCTGCACCTGCGCTACAGCTACTCGCCGGCGCTGCTGCCGGACCTGTCGCACCTGAAGATCACCGTCAACGGCGTCACCGTGGCGACCCTGCCGGTGAGCCGCGAGAACGCCGGCAAGCTGCAGCAGGCCGAGGTGCCGATCGACCCGCGCCTCGTCAGCGACTACAACCAGCTCAACCTGCAGTTGATCGGCCACTACACCCGCGAGTGCGAGGACCCGGACCACACCAGCCTGTGGGCCAACATCGACCCGGCCACGCGGCTGTCGCTGAGCACCACGCCGCTGGTGCTGGCCAACGACCTGGCGCTGCTGCCGGTGCCGTTCTACGACAAGCGCGACACGCGCCGGCTGGAGTTGCCGTTCGTGTTCCAGCAGCGCCCGGACCTGGCCACGCTGCGCAGCGCCGGCATCGTGTCCTCGTGGTTCGGCGCGCAGGCCGGCTACCGCGGCGCGCTGTTCACCGCGTCCATCGGCGAGCTGCCGGCCACCGGCAACGCGGTGCTCTTCGCCACCGCCAACACCTTGCCGGCCGAGCTGGTCGCCGCCGAGAACGGCCTGGGCGAGATCGCCGGCCCGACCCTGGCGGTGGTGACCAACCCGCGCGATCCGGCCGGCAAGCTGCTGCTGGTGCTCGGCCGCAACGACGTCGACCTGCAGCAGGCGGCCACCGCGCTGGCCCTGGGCACGCCGTTGAACGGCGCCGTGGCCCGGATCGGCGAACTCAAGCAGCCGCAGCCGCGCAAGCCCTACGACGCACCGAACTGGATTTCCAGCGACGGTCCGGTGCGCTTCGCCGACCTGGTCGCGCAGACCTCGCAGCTCAACGTCAGCGGCTACCACCCGGACCTGATCCGAGTCGGCCTGCAACTGCCGCCGGACCTGTTCGTGTGGCAGCGCGACGGCATCCCGGTCAACCTGCGCTACCGCTACACGGTGCCGGACGTGCGCAACAAGTCCGCGCTCAACGTCAGCATCAACGACGCCTTCGTCACCACGCTGCCGCTGAGCGGGCGGCCGTATGCCGAGTCGCTGCCGCTGCAGTGGTGGCACGACCTCAAGGCCAAGGGCGCGATGCCGGTGGAGCAGAAGCTGCTGCTGCCGACCGGCCCGTTCTCGGCCAACAGCCAACTGCGCTTCCACTTCTTCTTCGACCGCCCGCAGGCCGGCGAGTGCAAGAACACCTTCCCCGACGTGTCCGGCGCGATCGACGCCGATTCGAGCGTGGACCTGAGTTCGTTCCACCACTACATGGCGATGCCGAACCTGGCGGCGTTCGGCAACGCCGGCTATCCGTTCACGCGCCTGGCCGACCTGTCCGAATCCACCATCGTGGTGCCGGACGAGGCCAGCGACCAGGACATGTCCACCCTGCTGACCCTGCTCGGCAAGCTCGGCGCGTCGACCGGCTACCCGGCGCTGCGCGCCACGCTGATCCATGCCGGCGAGGTGGAGCAGCACGCCGACAGCGACCTGCTGGTGTTCGGCTCCTCGCGCTCGCAGCCGCTGTTCCAGCGCTGGAGCGAGCACCTGCCGATCAGCGAGAGCGCCGCCGGCCGGCGCTTCGCGATGAGCGACTGGGTGCTGGACAAGCTGCCCGGCTTCCTCTCATTCGACGCGCGCCGCACCGACCTGCCGACCACCGCCGAGGTGGCGGTGAAGCCGGCGCCGGGCGACGTGGTGCTGATGGGCTTCGAGTCGCCGCTCAAGCCCGGGCGCAGCGTGGTCGCGCTGCTGGCCGAGGATCCGGCCAGCGTCGGCGCGCTGTTCGACGCCTGGTTCGAGCCGGCCACGCTGAAGGACTTCCAGGGCAGCGTGGTGCTGTTGCAGCAGGGCAAGATCCGCAGCCTGGCCGGCAACCAGACCTACTACGTCGGTCACCTGCCGCTGCCGACCTGGGCGCGCTGGTACTTCTCGCAGCACCCGTTGTTGCTGGGGTTGGCGGTGGTGGTGCTGAGCCTGCTGCTGGCGCTGGCCGCGCGCGTGGTGCTGCGGCGGCATTCGGCGCAACGGCTGCGGGAAGGGCAATGA
- a CDS encoding peptide deformylase produces the protein MIRDIIRMGDPRLLRQAPPVTDFGSAQMHALVADMFQTMDAARGVGLAAPQIAVDLQLMVFGFDSNARYPDAPPVPRTALANVQIEPLSDALEDGWEGCLSIPGLRAVIPRYRHIRYRGMDPDGTPVEREAEGFHARVVQHEHDHLIGRLYPSRIRDFGKFGFEDVLSYDL, from the coding sequence ATGATCCGCGACATCATCCGCATGGGCGACCCGCGTCTGCTGCGCCAGGCGCCGCCGGTCACCGACTTCGGCAGCGCGCAGATGCATGCGCTGGTCGCCGACATGTTCCAGACCATGGATGCCGCGCGCGGTGTCGGCCTGGCCGCGCCGCAGATCGCGGTGGACCTGCAACTGATGGTGTTCGGTTTCGACAGCAATGCGCGCTACCCCGACGCGCCGCCGGTGCCGCGCACCGCGCTGGCCAACGTGCAGATCGAGCCGCTGTCCGACGCACTGGAGGACGGCTGGGAAGGCTGCCTGTCCATTCCCGGGCTGCGCGCGGTGATCCCGCGCTACCGCCACATCCGCTACCGCGGCATGGACCCGGACGGCACGCCCGTGGAGCGCGAGGCCGAAGGCTTCCATGCGCGGGTGGTGCAGCACGAACACGACCACCTGATCGGCAGGCTGTATCCGTCGCGCATCCGCGATTTCGGCAAGTTCGGTTTCGAGGACGTGCTGTCCTACGACCTGTAG
- a CDS encoding cellulose synthase subunit BcsC-related outer membrane protein produces MFRMNLKPLYLAGMIDLCLLAGNAHAQAGNATQQLVSQGNYWHDQGRDDLAADTWNKLLRVDPNQPDALLGLAQIDLAQGRQGEARKRLQQLQKAHPQAPQTQRLSQAIGGTGDNLNLRNARRAAAAGRYVEAVREYQAMFDGKAPPDHLALEYYQALAGTPQGWDGARDGLRRLAAAQPGNSAAALALAQVLTYREPSRREGIAQLAAMSKRPDVGGPARAAWRQALLWLNAGTADAPLYQAFLAANPNDAEVAAKATKLGEQRAAQAADPAGEQLGEGFKALNAGNLALAEQRFTQVLRARPRDTDALGGLGSVRLRQQRFGEAQELLRPAAAGNGKWRSALDSARYWLQLQQAQAARSRGDSDEALRLTQQSLKLQPNEATGYVLLGDLQAASDAAAAERSYRQALALSADNAGALQGLIGLYSRQGRADEASALFARLSPAQREKAGGEATLRSNVQRARAKQALEAGDTVTAQSELEAAMVERPGDPWVRLDLARLYQQAGRPDQARSVMDGLLAVHGDMPEALYANALLAQERGDWASAYASLERIPGTARTAEMSALRNTAWVEQQAAQARLLQQQGRAGEAQLLLARTEAALGGALEQPALLAAMAGAYADIGSNQRALTLAQRLVAQNPNTEARLQYASVLLRAQQDAELAATLRQLRDTDMSAEQQRRYQALRSGYTLRQVDALRELGNLEAAYDALAPLLAQQNQDPKAVAALARLYAASGDQRQALVLYQQQLQQSPNDLDTLIAAANTAAALRDLGSAEDYLQRALAQAPDSPAVLSAAGRVYRSAGKNRKAESYFRAALAAQAREAGQHDNGLPAANGPASFAAAGRPLNPFAGMSGRMPRSPAVVSDSLGGGYPAPAYASAARAPLPAAPAAGGSAYAAAGSLDAGDDLPPPASAAAAPMGVQLAALPIPGQRAPAAGPAASSYPDDRVLPTGGARQAQALAAPGRTGTVLDELREVQSENSDSLAAGATYRSRDGEAGLGRLNDLEVPLHGEFAVGEGKLGVDVTPTLLDAGTLDTAYATASRFGAGPSVALGDALAADRTPIDALIGSDLYQLLLTEGDTNATRNALRTYAVNTGLYNELYNDTDASLTNAQREAAALQALYAEPLSVFLLGNVAADVSIATLASNILGDASRSADLSAADVARFRALAANATAASLTPAGFSQALYTMAANGAGARRLSQDANGVGVSVKYKHGGFAADLGSTPIGFPERRIVGGVGYRGQIGETLTYSGQVFRRPVSDSLLSFGGVDDGRAGLEWGGVTSNGVRLSATLDNGLLGGYASLSADRLVGRNVADNDHRQVDLGVYVHALETENQSLTAGLNLTAMQYDKNLSGYTYGQGGYFSPQDYVDLGFPVHWSGRSSGRKVNWSVDASVGVQHFRSDDSPYFPTSAQMQQAAYDAAALAALLGVVDTYTAPVYAGQSKTGVSYNLAGAAEWQLAPQLFLGGRLIFNNARDYNQFSTNLYVRFVLDRLGAGLGRRPQVLASPYAPE; encoded by the coding sequence ATGTTCCGCATGAACCTCAAGCCCCTGTACCTGGCCGGCATGATCGACCTGTGCCTGCTCGCCGGCAACGCGCACGCGCAGGCGGGCAACGCCACGCAGCAACTGGTGAGCCAGGGCAACTACTGGCACGACCAGGGCCGCGACGACCTCGCCGCCGATACCTGGAACAAGCTGCTGCGCGTGGATCCCAACCAGCCCGACGCGCTGCTCGGCCTGGCCCAGATCGACCTGGCGCAAGGCCGCCAGGGCGAGGCGCGCAAGCGCCTGCAGCAGTTGCAGAAGGCGCATCCGCAGGCGCCGCAGACGCAGCGCCTGAGCCAGGCGATCGGCGGCACCGGCGACAACCTCAACCTGCGCAACGCGCGCCGCGCCGCCGCGGCCGGGCGCTACGTGGAGGCGGTGCGCGAATACCAGGCGATGTTCGACGGCAAGGCGCCGCCGGACCATCTGGCGCTGGAGTACTACCAGGCACTGGCCGGCACGCCGCAAGGCTGGGACGGCGCCCGCGACGGGCTGCGCCGCCTGGCCGCCGCGCAGCCCGGCAACAGCGCCGCGGCGCTGGCGCTGGCGCAGGTGCTGACCTACCGCGAGCCGTCGCGGCGCGAGGGCATCGCCCAGCTCGCGGCGATGAGCAAGCGTCCCGATGTCGGCGGTCCCGCCCGCGCCGCCTGGCGCCAGGCGCTGCTGTGGCTCAACGCCGGCACCGCCGACGCGCCGCTGTACCAGGCATTCCTGGCGGCCAACCCGAACGATGCCGAGGTCGCCGCCAAGGCCACCAAGCTCGGCGAGCAGCGCGCCGCGCAGGCCGCCGATCCGGCCGGCGAACAACTCGGCGAAGGCTTCAAGGCGCTCAACGCCGGCAACCTGGCGCTGGCCGAGCAACGCTTCACCCAGGTGCTGCGCGCACGGCCGCGCGACACCGACGCGCTCGGCGGGCTGGGCTCGGTGCGCCTGCGCCAGCAGCGCTTCGGCGAGGCGCAGGAACTGCTGCGCCCGGCCGCGGCCGGCAACGGCAAGTGGCGTTCGGCGCTGGACAGCGCGCGCTACTGGCTGCAACTGCAGCAGGCGCAGGCCGCGCGTAGCCGCGGCGACAGCGACGAAGCGCTGCGCCTGACCCAGCAATCGCTCAAATTGCAGCCCAACGAGGCCACCGGCTACGTGCTGCTTGGCGATCTGCAGGCGGCCAGCGATGCGGCCGCGGCCGAGCGCAGTTACCGCCAGGCGTTGGCGCTGAGCGCCGACAACGCCGGCGCGCTGCAGGGCCTGATCGGCCTGTACAGCCGCCAGGGCCGCGCGGACGAGGCCAGCGCCCTGTTCGCCAGGCTCAGCCCGGCGCAGCGCGAGAAGGCCGGCGGCGAAGCCACGCTGCGCTCCAACGTGCAGCGCGCCCGCGCCAAGCAGGCGCTCGAGGCCGGCGACACGGTCACCGCGCAGAGCGAACTGGAAGCGGCGATGGTCGAGCGCCCCGGCGATCCGTGGGTGCGCCTGGACCTGGCGCGGCTGTACCAGCAGGCCGGGCGTCCGGACCAGGCGCGCAGCGTGATGGACGGCCTGCTCGCGGTGCACGGCGACATGCCCGAGGCGCTGTACGCCAACGCGCTGCTGGCGCAGGAACGCGGCGATTGGGCCAGCGCCTACGCCAGCCTCGAACGCATTCCCGGCACGGCGCGAACGGCGGAGATGAGCGCGCTGCGCAATACCGCCTGGGTCGAACAACAGGCCGCGCAGGCGCGACTGCTGCAACAGCAGGGCCGCGCCGGCGAGGCGCAACTGTTGCTGGCGCGCACCGAGGCCGCGCTCGGCGGCGCGCTGGAGCAGCCGGCGCTGCTGGCGGCGATGGCCGGCGCCTACGCCGACATCGGCAGCAACCAGCGCGCGCTGACCCTGGCGCAGCGGCTGGTCGCGCAGAACCCGAACACCGAAGCGCGCCTGCAGTACGCCAGCGTGCTGCTGCGCGCGCAGCAGGACGCCGAACTGGCGGCCACGCTGCGCCAGTTGCGCGACACCGACATGAGCGCCGAACAGCAGCGCCGCTACCAGGCCCTGCGCAGCGGCTACACCCTGCGCCAGGTGGACGCCTTGCGCGAACTGGGCAACCTGGAAGCGGCCTACGACGCGCTGGCGCCGCTGCTGGCGCAGCAGAACCAGGACCCGAAGGCGGTGGCCGCGCTGGCGCGGCTGTATGCCGCCTCCGGCGACCAGCGCCAGGCGCTGGTGCTGTACCAGCAGCAACTGCAGCAATCGCCCAACGACCTGGACACGCTGATCGCCGCGGCCAACACCGCCGCCGCGCTGCGCGACCTGGGCAGCGCCGAGGATTATCTGCAGCGCGCCCTGGCGCAGGCGCCGGACTCGCCGGCGGTGCTGAGCGCGGCCGGCCGCGTGTACCGCAGCGCCGGCAAGAACCGCAAGGCCGAAAGCTACTTCCGCGCCGCGCTGGCGGCGCAGGCGCGCGAGGCCGGGCAGCACGACAACGGCCTGCCGGCCGCCAACGGCCCGGCCTCGTTCGCCGCCGCCGGGCGCCCGCTGAACCCGTTCGCCGGCATGAGCGGGCGCATGCCGCGCAGCCCGGCGGTGGTCTCCGACAGCCTCGGCGGCGGCTATCCGGCGCCGGCCTATGCCAGCGCCGCGCGCGCGCCACTGCCGGCCGCGCCGGCGGCGGGCGGCAGCGCCTACGCCGCCGCCGGTTCCCTGGACGCCGGCGACGACCTGCCGCCGCCGGCCAGCGCCGCGGCCGCGCCGATGGGCGTGCAATTGGCTGCGCTGCCGATACCCGGCCAGCGCGCGCCGGCCGCCGGCCCGGCCGCGTCCTCCTATCCCGACGACCGCGTGCTGCCCACCGGCGGCGCGCGCCAGGCGCAGGCGCTGGCGGCGCCCGGCCGGACCGGCACGGTGCTCGACGAACTGCGCGAAGTGCAGTCGGAGAACAGCGACAGCCTGGCCGCCGGCGCCACCTACCGTTCGCGCGACGGCGAGGCCGGGCTGGGCCGGTTGAACGACCTGGAAGTGCCGCTGCACGGCGAATTCGCGGTGGGCGAGGGCAAGCTCGGCGTCGACGTCACCCCGACCCTGCTCGACGCCGGCACGCTCGACACCGCCTACGCCACCGCCAGCCGCTTCGGCGCCGGCCCGAGCGTGGCGCTGGGCGATGCCCTGGCCGCCGACCGCACGCCGATCGACGCGCTGATCGGCAGCGACCTGTACCAATTGCTGCTCACCGAGGGCGACACCAACGCCACCCGCAACGCCTTGCGCACCTATGCGGTCAACACCGGCCTGTACAACGAGCTCTACAACGACACCGACGCCAGCCTGACCAACGCGCAGCGCGAGGCCGCGGCGTTGCAGGCGCTGTACGCCGAGCCGCTGTCGGTGTTCCTGCTCGGCAACGTCGCCGCCGACGTGTCGATCGCCACGCTGGCCAGCAACATCCTCGGCGACGCCTCGCGCAGCGCCGACCTCAGCGCCGCCGATGTCGCGCGCTTCCGCGCGCTGGCCGCCAACGCCACCGCCGCCAGCCTGACCCCGGCCGGTTTCAGCCAGGCGCTGTACACGATGGCCGCCAACGGCGCCGGCGCGCGGCGCCTGAGTCAGGACGCCAACGGCGTCGGCGTGTCGGTGAAGTACAAGCACGGCGGATTCGCCGCCGATCTGGGCAGCACCCCGATCGGCTTCCCGGAACGGCGCATCGTCGGCGGGGTCGGCTACCGCGGCCAGATCGGCGAGACCCTGACCTACTCGGGACAGGTGTTCCGGCGCCCGGTCAGCGACAGCCTGCTGTCCTTTGGCGGCGTCGACGATGGCCGCGCCGGGTTGGAATGGGGCGGCGTGACCAGCAACGGCGTGCGCCTGTCGGCCACGCTCGACAACGGCCTGCTCGGCGGCTACGCCAGCCTCAGCGCCGACCGCCTGGTCGGCCGCAACGTCGCCGACAACGATCACCGCCAGGTGGACCTGGGCGTGTACGTGCATGCGCTGGAGACCGAGAACCAGTCGCTGACCGCCGGCCTCAACCTGACCGCGATGCAGTACGACAAAAACCTCAGCGGCTACACCTACGGCCAGGGCGGTTACTTCAGTCCGCAGGACTACGTGGACCTGGGCTTCCCGGTGCACTGGAGCGGGCGTTCGTCCGGGCGCAAGGTCAACTGGAGCGTGGACGCCAGCGTCGGCGTGCAGCACTTCCGCAGCGACGACAGCCCCTACTTCCCGACCAGCGCGCAGATGCAGCAGGCCGCCTACGACGCCGCCGCGCTGGCCGCGCTGCTCGGCGTGGTCGACACCTACACTGCGCCGGTCTATGCCGGGCAGAGCAAGACCGGCGTGTCGTACAACCTGGCCGGCGCCGCCGAGTGGCAACTGGCGCCGCAGCTGTTCCTGGGCGGGCGGCTGATCTTCAACAACGCGCGCGACTACAACCAGTTCAGCACCAACCTCTATGTCCGTTTCGTACTCGACCGCCTCGGCGCCGGCCTCGGCCGCCGCCCGCAGGTGCTGGCGTCGCCGTACGCGCCGGAGTAG
- the wecB gene encoding non-hydrolyzing UDP-N-acetylglucosamine 2-epimerase: MKVLSVFGTRPEAIKMGPLVRALRAAPDIESQVCITGQHRAMLDQVLSLFAIAPDHDLDVMVADQTLNGLCARLFAKLDALYAEVQPDRVLVHGDTTTAMTAAMAAFHRRIPVGHVEAGLRTGDLQRPWPEEMNRRVIDVVADHLFAPTSSSRANLQREHLAGRISVTGNTVIDALEQTVERLQRDAALRAAVDAQFPFLVPERKLLLVTGHRRESFGDGFANICQALAELAQRQDLQIVYPVHLNPNVQGPVYAQLGGLHNVHLIAPQDYLAFVRLMQRAHVVLTDSGGVQEEAPALGRPVLVMRDVTERPEAVQAGVVTLVGTAPARIVSAVAAACERPALRARFLPDASPYGDGRASARIVAALRGQPFDPFVPGRAAAAFHFPLPELTP; encoded by the coding sequence GTGAAGGTTCTCAGCGTATTCGGTACCCGCCCCGAGGCGATCAAGATGGGCCCCCTGGTGCGCGCGTTGCGCGCCGCGCCGGACATCGAGTCCCAGGTCTGCATCACCGGCCAGCATCGGGCGATGCTGGACCAGGTGCTGTCGTTGTTCGCCATCGCGCCGGACCACGATCTCGACGTGATGGTCGCCGACCAGACCCTCAACGGCTTGTGCGCGCGCCTGTTCGCCAAGCTCGATGCCCTCTACGCCGAGGTGCAGCCGGACCGCGTGCTGGTGCACGGCGACACGACCACGGCGATGACCGCGGCCATGGCCGCGTTCCATCGGCGCATCCCGGTCGGCCACGTCGAAGCCGGGCTGCGCACCGGCGATCTGCAGCGGCCCTGGCCCGAGGAAATGAACCGGCGGGTAATCGACGTGGTCGCCGACCATCTGTTCGCGCCCACCTCCAGTTCGCGCGCCAACCTGCAGCGCGAACACCTGGCCGGGCGCATCAGCGTCACCGGCAACACCGTGATCGATGCGCTGGAACAGACCGTCGAGCGGCTGCAGCGCGACGCCGCGCTGCGCGCGGCGGTCGATGCGCAGTTCCCGTTCCTGGTGCCGGAACGCAAGCTGCTGCTGGTCACCGGGCATCGCCGCGAGAGTTTCGGCGACGGCTTCGCCAACATCTGCCAGGCGCTGGCGGAGCTGGCGCAGCGCCAGGACCTGCAGATCGTCTACCCGGTGCATCTGAACCCGAACGTGCAGGGCCCGGTGTACGCGCAGCTCGGCGGCCTGCACAACGTGCACCTGATCGCGCCGCAGGACTACCTCGCCTTCGTGCGGCTGATGCAGCGCGCGCACGTGGTGCTGACCGATTCGGGCGGGGTGCAGGAGGAAGCGCCGGCGCTGGGGCGGCCGGTGCTGGTGATGCGCGACGTCACCGAGCGGCCGGAAGCGGTCCAGGCCGGCGTGGTCACGCTGGTCGGCACCGCGCCGGCGCGGATCGTGTCCGCGGTCGCCGCCGCCTGCGAGCGGCCCGCGCTGCGGGCGCGGTTCCTGCCCGACGCCAGCCCGTACGGCGACGGCCGCGCCTCGGCGCGGATCGTGGCCGCCTTGCGTGGCCAGCCGTTCGACCCGTTCGTCCCCGGCCGTGCCGCGGCGGCGTTCCATTTCCCTCTTCCCGAACTGACGCCATGA
- the bcsZ gene encoding cellulose synthase complex periplasmic endoglucanase BcsZ: MIPYARQRRRLLGGVLAAGAATLLPRARAQGAACAPWREWNSFVAKHIDDGGRVIDFSNADQRSTSEGQSYALFFALVANDQVLFDRVLGWTRHNLSGGRPQQVLPAWLWGRADDGGWRVLDDNTASDADLWIAYALLEAGRLWKRPGYTQAGMQTLALVRRQELVELPGFGGMLLPALRGFVKPQRWTLNPSYLPIQLLRRFAAADPKGPWAGLAQRSARLLRDSAPVGFAPDWIAWDGRAFAVDPDKGPLGSYDAIRVYLWAGMLDAADPLRKPLLEDLSGPLQQLRTQGSLSEKTDTRLGVGNGSAPPGFSAALLPYLSALREPALLKAQAQRIPPPGDAAAAKLPYYDRVLVLFGRGWLDNRYRFSADGLLQPAWRTQCSA; encoded by the coding sequence ATGATCCCGTACGCGCGCCAGCGCCGCCGCCTGCTCGGCGGCGTGCTCGCCGCGGGCGCTGCCACGCTGCTGCCGCGCGCGCGCGCGCAGGGCGCGGCGTGCGCGCCGTGGCGCGAGTGGAACAGCTTCGTCGCCAAGCACATCGACGACGGCGGGCGGGTGATCGATTTCAGCAACGCCGACCAGCGCAGCACTTCCGAGGGCCAGTCCTACGCGTTGTTCTTCGCCCTGGTCGCCAACGACCAGGTGCTGTTCGACCGCGTACTCGGCTGGACCCGGCACAACCTCAGCGGCGGCCGTCCGCAACAGGTGCTGCCGGCCTGGCTGTGGGGCCGCGCCGACGACGGCGGCTGGCGCGTGCTCGACGACAACACCGCGAGCGACGCCGATCTGTGGATCGCCTACGCGCTGCTGGAAGCGGGACGGCTGTGGAAGCGGCCCGGCTACACCCAGGCCGGCATGCAGACATTGGCGCTGGTGCGCCGCCAGGAACTGGTCGAGTTGCCCGGCTTCGGCGGCATGCTGCTGCCGGCGTTGCGCGGCTTCGTCAAACCGCAGCGCTGGACCCTCAATCCCAGCTACCTGCCGATCCAGCTCCTGCGCCGCTTCGCCGCCGCCGATCCGAAAGGGCCGTGGGCGGGGCTGGCGCAACGCAGCGCGCGCCTGCTGCGCGACAGCGCGCCGGTCGGTTTCGCGCCGGACTGGATCGCCTGGGATGGCCGCGCGTTCGCGGTCGATCCGGACAAGGGGCCGCTGGGCAGCTACGACGCCATCCGTGTCTATCTGTGGGCCGGCATGCTCGATGCCGCCGACCCGCTGCGCAAGCCGCTGCTGGAAGACCTGTCCGGCCCGCTGCAGCAGTTGCGCACGCAGGGCAGCTTGAGCGAGAAGACCGACACCCGCCTGGGCGTCGGCAACGGCAGCGCGCCGCCCGGCTTCTCCGCGGCCCTGCTGCCGTACCTGAGCGCGCTGCGCGAACCGGCGCTGCTGAAGGCGCAGGCGCAGCGGATTCCCCCGCCAGGCGATGCCGCCGCCGCCAAACTTCCTTATTACGATCGGGTGCTGGTCCTGTTCGGACGCGGCTGGCTCGACAACCGCTATCGCTTTTCCGCAGACGGCCTGCTGCAGCCCGCCTGGAGAACCCAATGTTCCGCATGA